The nucleotide window ATACAATCTTCGTTTATGGCAGTTGCAAACCATGTGTGAAATGGAGAATATTGCCTACAGTGAGCTAGCAAAAATGAATCAAGAATTGCGAGTGGCTTCATTAATTTTAGTGCACAGTAATCCTATGGCTATTAAGTTTAGAATGGATGAAAAACAATTTGATGTTGATGGCGCTTATAACATTCGTTATGAAATCATTAAAAAGAGAATTGATAAAGCATACATTAAAAATACAGAGGAAAGATTAACTGTACCTGGTAAAATTGCAATTGTTTACTCACAAGATAAAGATGCTTTAGAATACATTAAATACATCAATTTCTTACAATCTAGAAATCAATTAGGTAAACTAGAGTTCTTAGAATTAGAAGAATTGCAAGGAGCAACAGGCCTTAAAGCACTTCGTGTTGAAGTTATTTATCAAGAAAATTTTGATGCCAAAAAAGTGATTACGTTTAACGATTTAATTAAAGAAATAGAAGCTTAAGGAGTTATTTCTTGAAATGAAAACGATACTGCAAACGCAATAACACTTACAATAATACCTGTCATAAACACAGTGTAGGTAATTCTAAGTATCTTATATTTTCTATTTAAAACCAAACCTAGGTAGTATAAATCTTTGGTTAAAGAGCCATACAAATAATCTCTGTCTTGCATCATTTCTGATATTCCCCACTCAAAATCATCTAATTTCATTTGATGAAAATTACCAAAGAATAATAAGTTTACTTTTCTTTTGGCTACATCATCTTTGGTAAATTTACCTTCTGTAACATTTGGTCTTGTTGCCAAAATTGATAGGATAATAGAAATTACTGTAAACCCAACAAAAATAATAGTTGGCACAAATAAATGAGAATTTGAAGGATTATCTAATTTAGGCAATAAGCTAGAAAGTGCTAAAGAAACAATAATTGCATTTACAGAAAGTAAAATATTGGCTTTTGTATCTGCAATATCACTTAAAGTTATATGGTTTCTTAGAGCAACTCTAAACATTGTTTCTACACCTCTTTCAGGCACAATGCTTTTATTTTTCTTAATATCTAAAGCTTCTTTTTTCTGTCTAAACTTTTTATTCTCCTTCTTTAATTTCTTCTGATTTTTTAAAAGTTTTGCTAAGTTTTTATCTTTTGTTTTACTCCAATTTCTTAAAGCAAACTCAGTATAATATCTATGTTTTTGTGTAAAAAAAGCAAGATTTAAAGCAATCCATTCCTTATTGCTGTATGTTTTTTCTAAAACAAGCTCCCACTCTTTTCTTAGTAAAGACGTATAATCAAAAAAGTTCTTAGAAGCTAAATGTGCAGAATCTGCATCTCTTAACACCTCTTCTAATTTATTTTTAGGGATAGAATTCATTTTAGTAGCAAGAATCAAATTACCTATTGCAGCTATTCTATCCTCACTAAAATTAAGCGATTTTAAAAATTCTGAAGCTATCTTAATACTTTCCTCTTCATGATTTTCATCACTTACAGTAAAACCAACATCATGAAACCAAGCAGCAATAGTTAAGTTTTCTAAATCATCTCCTTTAATATTAGAATCTTCAGAAATCTCTATTGTTTTCTCTACAACTCTTTGAGTGTGAGATAAATTATGATACACATAATTTGCATGTAATTTCTCACTCAATAAATTGTAAACAAATTTTTCTACTTCATTAATAATGTTGCTCATGCTAAAATTTTTATCAAAAATAAACAAATAATTTCGCTTTATAACCTCTTCATTTTATCGTAAATTTATAAAGATTAATTATCAATATAAAACACTTTATTATTGTAATTTTTAAAGTGTCTAAACGACTATTTTTAAGAACAACTTTAAAAGAAAATAATTATATGTTAACTTGGAAAGACATTATACATTTTGCAACAAAAGGCAATCCAACTCCTGATAAAAGAGTAGAAAAATCTGAAGGTGAATGGAAAGAAATCTTAACTGCAGAACAATTTAGAATTACAAGATTAAAAGGCACAGAAAGACCACATACAGGTGAATTATGTTCTATATATGATGAAGGGCAGTACAATTGTGTATGTTGCAATACTCCTCTTTTTGATTCTACCATAAAATATGAGTCGAGTTCTGGTTGGCCTAGTTTTACACAGCCTATTAAAGAAAACGCAATCAAATATGTAAAAGACACCACATTTGGTATGGTTAGAGTAGAAGTATTATGCAATACTTGCGATGCTCATTTGGGTCATATTTTTCCTGATGGACCAGAACCAAGTGGTTTGCGCTATTGTATTAATTCAGAATCTATGAAATTAGAAAAGCAAAATGAGTAAAGATATTAGATTAGCTACAGTTGGTGGAGGCTGTTTTTGGTGTACAGAAGCCGTTTTTCTAGAAGTTAAAGGTGTGGAAAAAGTAGTATCTGGTTATGCAGGTGGTAATGCACCAGGCAAACCTACTTATAGAGAAATTTGCTCTGGTTTAACAGGTCATGCAGAAGTAATTCAAATTACCTACGATGCAAATATTATTTCTTACGAAGATATTTTAGTCATTTTTATGACCACTCATGATCCAACAACTTTAAATAGACAAGGTGCAGATAGAGGCACACAATACAGGTCTGTTATTTTTTATCACGATGAAAATCAACAAAAAATTGCAGATGAAGTTTTAAAACAGTTACAAGTTTATTTTGATGATAAAATAGTGACAGAAGTAAGTGCATTACCCATTTTTTACGAAGCTGAACAAGAACATCAAGACTTCTACAAGAACAATCAAGGTTATGGCTATTGCACATATGTTATAGAACCAAAATTATCTAAATTAAGAAAATTACACGCAGATAAATTAGCATGAAATTAAACCTAAAGAATACTTTTTTAAATAATTTACCAGCAGATAAAATTTTAGAAAACTCTAGAAGACAAGTAACAGATGCTGTATATTCTTTTGTAACTCCTAAAAAAACACAACAGCCAGAAATTATTCATGTATCACAAGAAATGGCAAGTGAATTAGGAATTACAATGGAAGACACAAAAACTGCACTGTTTAAAAATGTGTTTACTGGTAATGAAGTTTACGCAAACACAAAGCCTTTTGCAATGTGTTATGGAGGTCATCAGTTTGGTAATTGGGCAGGTCAATTAGGTGATGGTAGAGCTATCAATTTATTCGAAATTGAGCATCAAAACAAAAATTGGAAAGTACAATTAAAAGGTGCAGGTGAAACTCCTTATTCTAGAACTGCAGATGGTTTGGCTGTTTTGCGTTCATCAATAAGAGAGTATTTATGTAGTGAAGCTATGCATCATTTAGGTATAGCAACAACTCGTGCTTTGAGCTTAAGTTTATCTGGAGATCAGGTTTTGAGAGATGTAATGTATGATGGAAATCCTGCTTATGAAAAAGGAGCAATTATTTCAAGAATTTCACCCTCTTTTTTAC belongs to Polaribacter dokdonensis and includes:
- the msrB gene encoding peptide-methionine (R)-S-oxide reductase MsrB: MLTWKDIIHFATKGNPTPDKRVEKSEGEWKEILTAEQFRITRLKGTERPHTGELCSIYDEGQYNCVCCNTPLFDSTIKYESSSGWPSFTQPIKENAIKYVKDTTFGMVRVEVLCNTCDAHLGHIFPDGPEPSGLRYCINSESMKLEKQNE
- the msrA gene encoding peptide-methionine (S)-S-oxide reductase MsrA; protein product: MSKDIRLATVGGGCFWCTEAVFLEVKGVEKVVSGYAGGNAPGKPTYREICSGLTGHAEVIQITYDANIISYEDILVIFMTTHDPTTLNRQGADRGTQYRSVIFYHDENQQKIADEVLKQLQVYFDDKIVTEVSALPIFYEAEQEHQDFYKNNQGYGYCTYVIEPKLSKLRKLHADKLA
- a CDS encoding Pycsar system effector family protein, with translation MSNIINEVEKFVYNLLSEKLHANYVYHNLSHTQRVVEKTIEISEDSNIKGDDLENLTIAAWFHDVGFTVSDENHEEESIKIASEFLKSLNFSEDRIAAIGNLILATKMNSIPKNKLEEVLRDADSAHLASKNFFDYTSLLRKEWELVLEKTYSNKEWIALNLAFFTQKHRYYTEFALRNWSKTKDKNLAKLLKNQKKLKKENKKFRQKKEALDIKKNKSIVPERGVETMFRVALRNHITLSDIADTKANILLSVNAIIVSLALSSLLPKLDNPSNSHLFVPTIIFVGFTVISIILSILATRPNVTEGKFTKDDVAKRKVNLLFFGNFHQMKLDDFEWGISEMMQDRDYLYGSLTKDLYYLGLVLNRKYKILRITYTVFMTGIIVSVIAFAVSFSFQEITP